ACGGTGAGTGGTTCGGCTATCTGAATCGGCGTGGAGAAGTATTATTGAACCTCAAAGGCGGCAAATGGAAAGGATGTTTTCACGTACCGCGTGCATTGTACCTTTGTTGGCAGCAATTTGAGTCATTGCAACGCCTGGGGCAGTAAACAACGCAGTCAGTTTAATCTCTGCTAGTGTACAAATAGTATTGGAAAGATGTCTCATGAATGCTGTGACACCGAAACGATTTGCGATCGCAGAATACCATCGATTGATTGAACTCGGATTTCTCACAGAGGGCGATCGTATTGAATTGATTCGAGGAGAACTGATTCAAATGACAGCAAAGGGAACGCCTCATACAGTTTGTAGTTCTATCCTTTGCCGTCAATTGGCTCGGCTTTTAGGCGATAGAGCAGTCATTCGGGGACAAGATGCGATCGCCCTTCCTAATCAAAGTGAGCCTGAACTGGATGTTGTCATTGCAAGAGGAAGAGATGAAGATTATCTTGCTCATCATCCCTATCCCGAAGATATTTTGTTAGTAATTGAAATTTCGGATAAAACAATAGATTACGACCAAACAACCAAGTTGTCATTGTATGCAGAAGCCGGAATTTCTCATTACTGGATTGTGAATTTGCCGACTCGTGAACTTGAGCATCATAG
This Nostoc sp. C052 DNA region includes the following protein-coding sequences:
- a CDS encoding Uma2 family endonuclease, translating into MNAVTPKRFAIAEYHRLIELGFLTEGDRIELIRGELIQMTAKGTPHTVCSSILCRQLARLLGDRAVIRGQDAIALPNQSEPELDVVIARGRDEDYLAHHPYPEDILLVIEISDKTIDYDQTTKLSLYAEAGISHYWIVNLPTRELEHHSQPYQNAQSKFSYLSKQIYLSNQSVAIPGFEDALLDLSRLFPESALV